From Sulfuracidifex tepidarius, one genomic window encodes:
- a CDS encoding hydrogenase gives MIIEDQILSLAGLLVIITSFFLVGQAYYKPIVRAQGAQSFIIGTIAIALYVFSGKVDYLILGIAVISLRSLAISFALERAIKGRFGFRENMRGVASLLITDLIAVAVIFVIVLSFEKSVFHEVNDDVIFGAILLLQGLLLSVLRKGTIPQIIGYVEEENGIVLFGTFLVSLPLLIEASALLDVLGLIVLTYIIIREKPEHDNKIDELVG, from the coding sequence GTGATAATAGAAGATCAAATACTCTCTTTGGCAGGCCTCCTCGTGATCATAACTTCGTTCTTCCTAGTAGGTCAAGCGTACTACAAGCCCATTGTGAGGGCTCAAGGTGCGCAGTCGTTCATAATAGGCACAATCGCGATAGCCCTTTACGTTTTCTCCGGCAAAGTAGACTACCTCATCCTGGGGATAGCAGTGATCTCTCTGAGGAGCTTGGCGATCTCCTTCGCGCTAGAGAGGGCAATAAAGGGGAGGTTTGGGTTCAGGGAAAACATGAGGGGAGTAGCGTCCCTCCTCATAACCGATTTGATAGCTGTAGCAGTGATCTTCGTGATAGTCCTCTCGTTCGAGAAGAGTGTCTTCCACGAGGTCAACGACGACGTAATCTTCGGTGCGATACTCCTGCTTCAGGGGCTATTGTTGAGCGTCCTGAGGAAGGGGACTATACCTCAGATAATAGGTTACGTTGAAGAGGAGAACGGGATTGTACTGTTTGGCACTTTCCTGGTTTCACTCCCCCTCCTCATAGAGGCAAGTGCTCTCCTCGACGTCCTGGGGCTCATAGTGCTCACTTACATTATAATTAGGGAGAAGCCGGAACACGACAACAAGATCGATGAACTGGTGGGGTGA
- a CDS encoding proton-conducting transporter transmembrane domain-containing protein, whose translation MVILSLQTEISVIEVLLFIISFLISMVNRRLGYLSISLSSAVVIGLTLTQGYSPLNLLKILASFSWLLLSLTSRDSMSPMVSLSIAGMMAFMDSTNFFIMISGWEVMAISLFYAIKSVRGSVVFLAFGELSTVLLIAGASIAGEISKVGVLSGTLLISGFLVKTGITPFYGVDWFPLQEGKLPHSASALISATMTLMGIYGSLEVFQVMRFEPLAYVLIVLGGFTAFLSSLYGYVSDDGRASLAFSSIENSGAMVTALGIYALGGITQGVALASLLMIAVSNSIGKTGAFLNSVSSITLSKPFTKNAKSYAGMVMIATSLSGLLPTAGGIGSWGILESLFIQSYLSGSLGVISLVGGIFIALAEGFATALILKYASFRHFFRRGSEHDEDWIPRLVSGLSVLALGILISYLVFPKKGGLLGVISGTLILTYSTKPFGGISPLYIALVAGIGTLVTMAVVGRPKGRRVKVWNNGVDKEEDYTPFAMANNERVMLKVILGTERFSRDAFLSFFALISKKYRAFSDALAKLIFNGKLSVYVAYLLIAFILILILASLYG comes from the coding sequence ATGGTGATCCTGAGTCTGCAAACTGAGATCTCCGTGATCGAGGTACTGCTCTTCATAATATCTTTCCTGATATCTATGGTTAACAGGAGGCTGGGCTATCTCTCTATCTCTTTGTCCTCAGCGGTTGTAATAGGACTAACCCTCACTCAGGGCTACTCTCCCCTGAACTTACTGAAGATACTCGCTTCCTTCTCATGGTTGCTCCTCTCGTTGACTTCAAGGGACTCAATGTCTCCCATGGTATCGCTCTCAATTGCGGGGATGATGGCGTTCATGGACTCCACCAACTTCTTCATTATGATATCTGGGTGGGAAGTAATGGCGATCTCCCTCTTTTACGCAATCAAGAGTGTGAGGGGATCCGTGGTGTTCCTAGCCTTCGGGGAACTAAGCACAGTCCTCCTCATAGCAGGAGCTTCCATAGCAGGCGAAATAAGCAAGGTAGGAGTATTGTCTGGTACACTGCTCATCTCGGGCTTCCTGGTCAAAACAGGGATAACCCCGTTTTATGGCGTAGACTGGTTCCCTCTCCAGGAGGGTAAGTTGCCTCACTCTGCGTCTGCTCTGATAAGCGCCACAATGACTTTGATGGGTATCTACGGGTCGCTTGAGGTGTTCCAAGTCATGAGGTTTGAGCCATTAGCTTACGTCCTCATAGTCCTGGGCGGGTTCACTGCTTTCCTCAGTTCCCTATACGGATACGTGTCTGACGACGGTAGGGCCTCCCTGGCGTTCAGCTCTATAGAGAACAGCGGAGCCATGGTCACTGCTCTTGGGATCTACGCTCTGGGAGGGATAACTCAGGGGGTGGCGTTGGCTTCATTGCTCATGATAGCGGTCTCAAACTCGATAGGAAAGACCGGGGCTTTCCTTAATTCGGTGTCCTCTATAACCTTGTCCAAACCCTTCACGAAGAACGCGAAGAGCTACGCAGGAATGGTGATGATAGCCACATCCCTCTCAGGTCTGTTACCTACTGCCGGGGGAATAGGATCCTGGGGGATCCTGGAAAGCTTGTTCATACAGTCCTACCTATCCGGCAGTCTGGGAGTTATATCCCTGGTTGGAGGAATTTTCATAGCCCTAGCCGAGGGTTTCGCTACAGCGTTGATCTTGAAGTATGCGTCCTTCAGGCACTTCTTCAGGAGAGGGAGTGAGCATGATGAAGACTGGATCCCCAGGCTGGTCTCAGGACTTTCAGTGCTAGCCTTGGGAATCCTGATCTCTTACTTGGTGTTCCCCAAAAAGGGAGGTCTCCTCGGAGTGATCTCGGGAACGTTAATACTGACATACTCTACCAAACCTTTCGGAGGGATATCTCCACTCTACATTGCGCTAGTTGCGGGAATTGGTACCCTAGTGACGATGGCTGTGGTAGGTAGGCCCAAAGGGAGGAGAGTGAAGGTTTGGAACAACGGGGTCGACAAAGAGGAGGACTACACTCCTTTCGCAATGGCTAACAATGAAAGGGTAATGTTGAAGGTCATCCTTGGGACTGAGAGGTTCAGCAGGGACGCTTTCCTGTCATTCTTTGCCCTCATTTCTAAGAAGTACAGGGCGTTTAGTGATGCTCTAGCTAAGTTGATCTTCAACGGAAAACTCAGCGTGTACGTCGCATACTTGTTGATAGCATTTATACTTATCTTGATCTTAGCGTCCCTCTACGGATGA
- a CDS encoding proton-conducting transporter transmembrane domain-containing protein codes for MVHFLIYSLFLIPLLGGALSLKWKFSSVISSLVNVVVATLIFFYPPTVGTFFVDDVSKVFVIMNASITFIVMLYSTGYIKDGIVREGWYYFLFMVYSDAIYGVVTLNNLGLIWAALEASTALTVILVAYEKDNVTMEATWRYLVIVSMGVSIAFVSIILFYYDLHTLTLTSMIGRGEVSPTIVAASLLGLLGFGTKAGIFPGYTWLPDAHTEAPATVSSSFSAVLVPSAAVIVYRIWEIAPFMENYFLALSGFSVLTASLVMARQRYFKRLFAYSTLENVNIGLIGLIVGQPLGALILFFTHAFGKTAAFLSSGVYMERLGTKRIDDVERVGLSSPTSTSLFLSSLAVTGTPPFGTFVGELLIFTTLFHVSIPLLAVLLISAGIAFVSVNYHVTRMVKSKEEKAYSGLLGYIALASAIVSLLAGVIAIGVLQ; via the coding sequence ATGGTACATTTCCTGATTTACTCGCTCTTCTTGATACCTTTACTGGGTGGAGCGTTATCACTGAAATGGAAGTTCTCTTCGGTGATCTCCTCGTTAGTTAACGTGGTAGTCGCGACCCTGATTTTCTTCTATCCTCCCACAGTGGGGACTTTCTTCGTTGATGATGTCTCTAAGGTATTCGTGATCATGAACGCTTCGATAACTTTCATCGTCATGCTCTACTCTACGGGTTACATAAAGGACGGGATAGTGAGGGAAGGCTGGTATTACTTCCTCTTTATGGTATACTCTGACGCAATCTACGGTGTAGTTACCCTGAACAACCTCGGGTTAATCTGGGCCGCTTTGGAGGCGTCCACTGCACTCACCGTAATACTAGTAGCCTATGAGAAGGACAACGTAACAATGGAAGCTACTTGGAGGTACCTCGTGATAGTTTCCATGGGTGTGTCTATAGCTTTCGTATCCATAATTCTCTTCTATTACGACCTTCATACACTCACCTTGACCTCCATGATAGGCAGGGGGGAGGTCTCTCCAACTATAGTCGCTGCATCACTTCTTGGCCTCCTCGGCTTCGGCACAAAGGCGGGGATCTTCCCCGGGTACACATGGTTACCTGACGCGCATACTGAGGCTCCTGCGACTGTGAGCTCTTCTTTCTCTGCTGTCCTTGTTCCTTCAGCTGCAGTGATAGTGTATAGGATATGGGAGATAGCACCCTTCATGGAGAACTACTTCTTAGCTCTCAGTGGTTTCTCTGTCCTCACTGCGTCCCTCGTGATGGCGAGGCAGAGGTATTTCAAAAGGCTTTTCGCTTACTCCACGCTCGAGAACGTGAACATAGGGTTGATAGGTCTAATAGTTGGACAGCCACTTGGGGCTCTCATACTCTTCTTCACCCACGCCTTCGGAAAGACTGCAGCTTTCCTCTCCTCAGGGGTCTACATGGAGAGGTTAGGGACTAAGAGAATAGACGACGTCGAGAGAGTTGGCTTATCTTCCCCGACGAGCACGTCTCTCTTCCTGTCATCTCTAGCGGTCACCGGCACACCTCCCTTCGGTACTTTCGTAGGAGAGCTTTTGATATTCACCACGTTATTCCACGTTTCAATACCGTTGCTCGCGGTGCTCCTGATCTCGGCTGGAATAGCATTCGTGTCGGTGAACTACCACGTCACAAGGATGGTCAAGTCCAAGGAAGAGAAAGCCTACTCCGGTCTTTTAGGATACATAGCCTTGGCTTCAGCGATTGTGTCGCTATTAGCTGGGGTAATAGCTATAGGTGTTTTGCAATGA
- a CDS encoding NADH-quinone oxidoreductase subunit B family protein has translation MNWFLRGLRKGIQTEREPRGTPPWASSLEINKEFRDCPTKAIQESWDAGRCIFCRRCFPNLSPTGDHRMGKVNRTEPKFSRSFYLYPLDVGTCGGCNAELKLIASPQYDMTRFGIFFTNTPRHADGVVVMGVLTEGMREVLRETLDAVPSPKVVVLMGTCAISGGVIGDGVGLDADVIIPGCPPSPNTILDALIRVKGGKGW, from the coding sequence ATGAACTGGTTCTTGAGAGGATTGAGGAAAGGAATCCAGACCGAGAGGGAGCCTAGGGGAACTCCCCCTTGGGCCTCTTCCTTGGAGATCAACAAGGAATTCAGGGACTGCCCCACTAAGGCGATCCAGGAGAGTTGGGACGCTGGAAGGTGCATTTTCTGTAGGAGGTGCTTCCCAAACCTTTCACCCACGGGAGACCATAGGATGGGAAAAGTGAACAGGACTGAGCCGAAGTTCTCGAGGTCGTTTTACCTTTACCCGCTTGACGTGGGGACTTGTGGAGGATGTAACGCGGAGCTGAAGCTCATAGCGTCTCCACAGTACGATATGACCAGATTTGGTATATTCTTCACCAACACTCCGAGGCACGCTGACGGGGTCGTGGTCATGGGAGTCCTCACGGAGGGAATGAGGGAAGTGTTGAGGGAGACCCTCGACGCAGTGCCATCTCCCAAGGTTGTGGTTCTAATGGGGACTTGCGCGATCAGCGGTGGGGTGATAGGGGATGGGGTAGGACTTGATGCCGACGTGATAATCCCGGGGTGCCCTCCCTCTCCTAACACCATACTTGACGCTTTGATCAGAGTTAAGGGTGGGAAAGGATGGTGA